From Candidatus Eisenbacteria bacterium, the proteins below share one genomic window:
- a CDS encoding SGNH/GDSL hydrolase family protein, giving the protein MNRALPPRFQRYVAIGDSSTEGLDDPDGRGGYRGWSQRLAENIAQVQGGLLYANLAVRGRTTRQIRDQQLGPALAMRPDLATVFSGTNDVMARRFDLEQVAADMEHIQRSLVECGATVLTFTLPDLTPVLPLARPLAPRIRAMNESLRSVAGRTGVILLDFAAHPVATDRRLWSEDRIHANALGHERIAAALAHALGLPGTDEGWKEPLPAGRSRS; this is encoded by the coding sequence GTGAACCGTGCACTTCCACCCCGATTCCAGCGCTACGTCGCGATCGGCGACAGCTCCACCGAGGGACTCGACGATCCCGACGGCCGCGGCGGCTATCGCGGATGGTCTCAACGGCTCGCCGAGAACATCGCGCAGGTTCAGGGCGGCTTGCTCTACGCGAACCTTGCGGTCCGTGGTCGCACCACTCGCCAGATACGAGACCAGCAGCTCGGTCCCGCGCTCGCCATGCGACCGGATCTGGCGACGGTCTTCTCGGGAACCAACGACGTGATGGCCCGGCGCTTCGACCTCGAGCAGGTCGCGGCGGACATGGAGCACATTCAGCGCTCGCTGGTCGAGTGCGGAGCAACGGTATTGACCTTCACGCTTCCGGACCTCACGCCGGTCCTGCCGCTCGCCCGTCCGCTCGCGCCGCGGATCCGGGCGATGAACGAATCGCTGCGGTCGGTGGCCGGCCGCACCGGGGTGATCCTGCTCGACTTCGCCGCCCATCCGGTGGCGACGGATCGGAGGCTGTGGAGCGAGGACCGCATTCACGCGAACGCCCTGGGCCACGAGCGAATTGCCGCGGCACTCGCGCACGCCCTCGGGTTGCCGGGCACGGACGAAGGATGGAAGGAGCCACTGCCGGCCGGCCGCTCCAGGTC